DNA sequence from the Hoylesella buccalis ATCC 35310 genome:
AAGAATTAAAAGATTTGACCAAAAGGTCGGAAAACTATAGTCAGTGGTATAATGATTTGGTTGTTAAGGCCGATTTGGCTGAACAATCGGCAGTGCGTGGCTGCATGGTCATCAAGCCATACGGCTACGCCATCTGGGAAAAAATGCAGCAACAGTTGGACAAGATGTTTAAGGAAACGGGAGCACAAAATGCTTATTTCCCACTTTTAATACCCAAATCATTCCTGAGTCGCGAGGCTGAACACGTGAAAGGGTTTGCGAAAGAATGTGCGGTTGTTACACACTATCGACTTAAATCATCAGAAACAGGCGACAGTGTGGAAGTTGATCCCGCTGCAAAACTGGAAGAAGAGCTGATTATTCGCCCTACCTCAGAAACCATTATATGGAATACATATAAGAACTGGATACAATCTTGGCGCGACCTGCCATTGATGTGCAACCAGTGGTGCAACGTCATGCGCTGGGAAATGCGTACACGTCCATTCCTAAGAACATCAGAATTTTTATGGCAAGAAGGCCACACTGCCCACGCAACGCGTGAGGAAGCGGAAGAAGAAGCACAGAAGATGCTCAAGGTATATGCCGACTTTGCTGAACAATGGATGGCCGTTCCCGTAGTGCAGGGTGTGAAGAGCGAAACCGAACGCTTTGCAGGAGCCTTGGATACTTATACCATTGAGGCCATGATGCAAGACGGAAAAGCATTACAGAGCGGTACCAGTCATTTCTTAGGTCAAAACTTTGCCAAATCATTTGATGTCACCTATTTAAATAAGGAGAATAAACCAGAATATGTGTGGGCGACAAGTTGGGGTGTATCTACACGACTGATTGGCGCACTCATCATGACCCACTCTGATGATAATGGTTTGGTATTGCCTCCAAAGCTGGCCCCCATACAGGTCGTCATTATTCCAATCGCTAAGAATGAGGAGCAGCTCAAGGCCATTTCTGATAAGCTGAATCCGTTTATGGAGGACATGAAAAAGCTTGGCATCACCGTGAAATACGATGACAGCAACAACAAACGTCCGGGATTCAAGTTTGCGGATTACGAGTTAAAAGGTGTTCCTGTGCGCCTGGTTATGGGTGGCAGAGATCTTGAAAACAACACGATTGAAGTGATGCGCCGCGACACTTTAGAGAAAGAAACCATTCCTGTTGAAGGATTGGCCGACTACATCAATAAGCTGCTTGACGACATTCAAGCAAACATTCTGAAGAAAGCCAAAGACTATCGTGACGCTCATATTTATGAATGCGATAACTATGACGAGTTTAAGGAGAAGATAAAAGATGGTGGTTTCTTCCTTTGTCACTGGGATGGAACCGAAGAGACCGAGGCCAAGATTAAAGAAGAGACACAAGCAACCATTCGCTGTGTCCCATTTGGCTTTGAACAAACACCAGGTGTAGACATGGTTTCAGGTAAACCAGCTAAACATCGTGTTATCATTGCTCGCAGCTATTAATTATAAAACCACAGACATGGACTGGATAATTGAATTGTTTACCAACAACGAGTCAGTTGCGCACATTGTTTTACTCTACGCAAGTGTCATCGCTGTTGGCGTTTTATTGGGAAAAGTTAAGATAGGTGGCATCTCTTTAGGCGTTACCTTCGTGCTCTTTGCCGGCATTGTTGCGGGACACATTGGATTCACCGCACCTGTCAGTCTGCTGACATTCATTCAGGATTTTGGTCTGATTCTATTCGTTTTCTGTATCGGATTACAAGTAGGTCCTGGCTTTTTTGAAAGTTTCAAACGTGGCGGTGTCACCCTCAACATGCTTACCACAACGGCTGTTTTGCTCAACATCGCCGTGATGTTTGCCTGTTATTTCATCTTTTTCGACACCTCTGATGTGACCAATCTGCCCATGATGGTAGGAACGCTTTATGGCGCTGTAACCAATACACCTGGATTGGGAGCTGCTAACGAGGCGCTTACCTCCGTTTTTACAAATGGTAACGTTCCACAAATAGCCAGTGGTTATGCCTGCGCTTATCCACTTGGCGTGTTGGGTATCATCGCTGCAACCATTGCCATACGCTTCATTTGCAAAATTAACTTGAATGAAGAAGAAGACAAACTGATGCAAACAGAAGAAGACAACACGTCTGTCAAGCCGTGCCAAATTCGTCTTAGCGTGGACAACACCTACATCGAGGGACGATCGTTGCACGAGATTTCAGAATTCCTGAATCGAGAATTCATCTGTTCGAGACTGAAACACGATGACATCATCCAGATACCAAATGGTGAAACCGTGGTGCACAAAGGCGACGAGATGCTCATCGTTTGTGCTGAGTCAGACGCTGAGGTCATCAAGAGCTTTGGACATGTTGCAGAGTTGCCTTGGGTTGAAGAAGAAAAGAAACAACCTATGATTTCTAAACGAGTAGTCATTACGAATCCGTCGATGAATGGAAAGGTACTGGGCAAGATGCATTTCTCCAGTATTTACGGTGTTAACATCACGAGAATCACGCGTCAGGGCATCGACTTGTTTGCCAGTCACGACCTTCACCTGCACGTAGGCGACCGCATCATGATGGTAGGACATGAAGAAAACGTCAATCGCGTAGAACGCATGATGGGCAACTCCATGCGACGACTCAACGCACCTAACATTGCAACCATCTTCATTGGTATCTTTATAGGAATCCTGTTTGGTAGTTTCCCCATTGCCATTCCTGGCATGCCTGTCCCCATGAAACTGGGTCTTGCAGGCGGTCCGTTGATCATCGCTATCTTGATTGGGCGCTATGGCTATAGAATGAAGCTTGTGACTTATACCACAACATCGGCTAACATGATGCTGCGTGAGATTGGTTTGGTTCTTTTTTTAGCCAGTGTGGGTATCAAAGCCGGAGATGGATTTGTTAACACAGTTATTCAAGGTGACGGATTGAAGTACGTCTACACAGGTATTCTGATCACCGTCATTCCCATTCTTATTGTCGGCACCATTGCCCGTTTGAAGTATAAATTCAACTATTTCACCATTATGGGCATGATAGCAGGTACATATACCGATCCACCTGCGCTGGCATACGCCAATCAAGTTTGTTCGCATGACGCACCATCAACGGGTTATTCCACTGTTTATCCGTTAAGCATGTTCCTCCGAATCTTCACAGCTCAGCTGATTGTTCTGTTCTGCTGTGGATGATGTAAATTAGGATATTACCCTTTCTAAAATTAATTTAGCATATAAGTCAGTCTGCAAGATGTAAACTTCATCTTCAACAACTCTTACTGCAGAATGATTTATATGCTAAATTAATTTCACTCGTTTAACTTAAGTACTTATGATATGATCTATCAACCTACCTTATAGATGGAACGTATCAACCAAGAATAACTGAACCAACAAGTACTTTATATTTCTATTCAAATTTGTTTTTACTACATCACTGCCGAACATTATTAATAGAATACTGCACAAATCAATGTCCGCTTTTTTTATCAAAAAATAGCTCAAAAACGGCACTTAAAAACTTTCAATCTAGAAAAAATCAATAGGCTTGCAGGAAGCACATCATTCATTATTTTTCCTAAAAATCGATTTCATTGCACAAAAGCAATGAGCTTATTCGATAAAAGGCAACACTTAATCAGTCATGTAACATGCTTTTGGATGGCAAATGCTTGTTAATTGCGCGCTAAAAACAATGTTTTTAAGCTTAAACAGTTTGAAAAACAGATCAGAAAATCTTTGTTTTAGCAACAACTCGTTGATTAACAGATACATAAACAAATCGCTCATATTTGCCGTATTTGCAATCGTAAGTTTGTTTGTTTGCAAATACGCCAAAGAATAAGATGTTCGTTGTCAAGAAAATTCATCATAACTACTAATTGCTTTTTCATTCAGCCCACGAATGAAAAGCGTTCGCATGAAATCTTCGACAACATGTCTATCGCTTACTGGCTATGAATGCCTGTCTGCGCTTTGTTTGAGAAAAGTCGCTGGAATTTGAGCTTAAAGTCAGCTATTTATTTCTGTTTACCAACTTTTTATCTTAATTTTGCATCCTACTATTCTAAGACATTTGTGAAAAATGACTTTAGAAAAGCTATTACTAAATGCATAAACTAGATGACGAACTAAACTGGAAATTGATTTCTAATCAACTTCAAAACTGTGTTGTCAAAAGCATAACAATAAAATAAGTCTAACAATTTTAATTTAAAAGTAAACAAATGAAAAGCAAACAAGGCAGTAAGCTGTACTTGTGCTTGTGTGTTTCGCTGTTCTCTATCTCTCCCAGTGCGTATGCAACGGTGAATACAGGACAGGGGAAGAACACCATTGATAAGGCTGTTCTAAAGAACGAAACACGGCAGTCACTAACCATCAGTGATAAGCAACAAGACAACAATCAGCTTGTAAAAGGAACAATTGTCGATGTGAACGGCGAACCCATTATCGGGGCTACCATCAAGGTGGTAGGCAGTAATGAGGGTGCCGTGAGCGATATCGATGGTAATTTCCAAATCAATGCACCTTCACAGGGCAAGTTGCAAATATCCTATGTAGGGTACGTAGATCAGGAAATCAACATTCAAGGACGTAAGAATCTACAAATCACCCTAAAAGAAGACCAAAAAGTATTGGATGAAGTGGTGGTCATTGGTTATGGCACTACCACAAGACGCAGCATTACGGGTGCGGTTGACCAGGTGAAAAGCG
Encoded proteins:
- a CDS encoding putative transporter produces the protein MDWIIELFTNNESVAHIVLLYASVIAVGVLLGKVKIGGISLGVTFVLFAGIVAGHIGFTAPVSLLTFIQDFGLILFVFCIGLQVGPGFFESFKRGGVTLNMLTTTAVLLNIAVMFACYFIFFDTSDVTNLPMMVGTLYGAVTNTPGLGAANEALTSVFTNGNVPQIASGYACAYPLGVLGIIAATIAIRFICKINLNEEEDKLMQTEEDNTSVKPCQIRLSVDNTYIEGRSLHEISEFLNREFICSRLKHDDIIQIPNGETVVHKGDEMLIVCAESDAEVIKSFGHVAELPWVEEEKKQPMISKRVVITNPSMNGKVLGKMHFSSIYGVNITRITRQGIDLFASHDLHLHVGDRIMMVGHEENVNRVERMMGNSMRRLNAPNIATIFIGIFIGILFGSFPIAIPGMPVPMKLGLAGGPLIIAILIGRYGYRMKLVTYTTTSANMMLREIGLVLFLASVGIKAGDGFVNTVIQGDGLKYVYTGILITVIPILIVGTIARLKYKFNYFTIMGMIAGTYTDPPALAYANQVCSHDAPSTGYSTVYPLSMFLRIFTAQLIVLFCCG
- the proS gene encoding proline--tRNA ligase translates to MAKELKDLTKRSENYSQWYNDLVVKADLAEQSAVRGCMVIKPYGYAIWEKMQQQLDKMFKETGAQNAYFPLLIPKSFLSREAEHVKGFAKECAVVTHYRLKSSETGDSVEVDPAAKLEEELIIRPTSETIIWNTYKNWIQSWRDLPLMCNQWCNVMRWEMRTRPFLRTSEFLWQEGHTAHATREEAEEEAQKMLKVYADFAEQWMAVPVVQGVKSETERFAGALDTYTIEAMMQDGKALQSGTSHFLGQNFAKSFDVTYLNKENKPEYVWATSWGVSTRLIGALIMTHSDDNGLVLPPKLAPIQVVIIPIAKNEEQLKAISDKLNPFMEDMKKLGITVKYDDSNNKRPGFKFADYELKGVPVRLVMGGRDLENNTIEVMRRDTLEKETIPVEGLADYINKLLDDIQANILKKAKDYRDAHIYECDNYDEFKEKIKDGGFFLCHWDGTEETEAKIKEETQATIRCVPFGFEQTPGVDMVSGKPAKHRVIIARSY